CCTGTCGCTCTACTGGGCGCAAATGGCCAGTCTGATCCCAGGTAAAGCCCGGGCAGAATACGGTGAAGCACGCCAGTTCTGCCCGGTGTGCGGTTCGATGCCGGTCTCCAGCATGGTGCAAATCGGTACTACTCAGGGGCTGCGCTACCTGCACTGCAACCTGTGCGAAACCGAGTGGCACGTGGTGCGCATCAAATGCAGCAACTGCGAGCAGACCCGCGATCTGCACTACTGGTCGCTGGAGAACGAGCAGTCCGCGGTGAAAGCCGAGAGCTGCGGCGACTGCGGCACCTACCTGAAGATTTTGTACCAGGAAAAAGACCCGAAAGTGGAGGCCGTCGCTGACGATCTCGCCACGCTGATCCTGGACGCCAAAATGGAGCAGGAGGGCTTTGCCCGCAGCTCTATTAACCCGTTCCTGTTCCCGGGTGAAGGGGAGTAATCTTCTTTTTAGCCCGGTAGGTTTTGCTGCCGGGCTAAATTACTGGGATAGCGCAGGAATAACATGCTGCGGATCGTTGGCAATAGCACGAAGTAGCGCCCTGGCCGGGCCTGTAGGTGAACGTCTGCCTTGCTCCCAGTTGCGTAGCGTATCAACACTGACCGAAATTAGTTGCGCGAATTTACTTTGCGACAGCCCTGACGCCTGACGAATTTCTTTAATTTTCATGGCATCGATTTGAAAGGTGCGCGATGGCTCGCGTTTGCCCTCGGCAATTTCGTTCATCTGAGTCACGCTTTGGGTTAACCGCTCAAATAGCGCCTTATCCATTTACCACCTCTCAATAATCATTTTCAGTACGGCTTTCTCGTTTGCTGACAGGTCATCTTGGATCCCTTTGCGATAGATGAGCAGCAATCGAATTTCATTTTCACGTGAGCGATGAAAATAAATGACTCGTACACCACCACGCTTTCCCTTACCTCCGGCAAGCCAGCGAATCTTACGTAAGCCTCCCGTGTTCTGAATCAGATCGCCATATTCTGGCTGCATTGCCAGAAAGACCTGCAGTTTATGGTATTCGTCGTCATCCAGTAATTTTTTGACGTCTTCGGTGAAGATATCCGTATCAATGAATAGCATAAAACATACGCCATTGGCTTAGAGTATCAAAAGTTAAATGTACGTCAATGACGTAC
This Leclercia sp. S52 DNA region includes the following protein-coding sequences:
- a CDS encoding type II toxin-antitoxin system RelE/ParE family toxin, which gives rise to MLFIDTDIFTEDVKKLLDDDEYHKLQVFLAMQPEYGDLIQNTGGLRKIRWLAGGKGKRGGVRVIYFHRSRENEIRLLLIYRKGIQDDLSANEKAVLKMIIERW
- the nadS gene encoding NadS family protein, which translates into the protein MDKALFERLTQSVTQMNEIAEGKREPSRTFQIDAMKIKEIRQASGLSQSKFAQLISVSVDTLRNWEQGRRSPTGPARALLRAIANDPQHVIPALSQ